ATTAATGTATCCTATCTGGTCTATCTTCTCTATAAGCTTGTTTGCCTCCTCCTCAATCTTACTGGTAAGCCATTCCACATAATAGGAACCGGCCAGGGGGTCGGAGACATTCGGGATGCTGGTTTCGTGAAGGACGACCTGTTGTGTCCTTAAAGCGAGGGTAGCGGCCTCTTCCGTCGGCAATCCCAGCGCCTCGTCGTAGGCTGATGTATGAATGGCATTGGTGCCCGCCAGGATAGCTCCTAATGTGTGAAAGGCCGCACGCACGACATTAACCAGCGGCTGCTGCGCCATGAGAGAACAGCCGGAGGTATGGATGTGCATCCTCACCTGCAGGGATTTCGGGTCATTACATCCGAACCTCTCCCGGTTGGTTTTAGCCCATATTTTCCTTATCGCCCTGATTTTTGCTATCTCTTCAAGAAAATCATTCCCCTGGGCGAACTGGAAACCAAAGCGGGGCAGGAACTCATCGGGGTGAAGACCTGCCCGGATGCATTCTTCCGTAATGGCAATCCCCGTAGCTATGCTGAAGGCGGCTTCCTGAATGGCATTTCCGCCGGCTTCTTCCACAAAATAACCGCATATATTGGTCGTATTCCACCTGGGCATGTTGCTCCGGCAGAACTTTATGAACTCCACCATCAGCTTAAAGGCGCTCTTCGGCGGGAACATGGCATAATCAACAAACGGCGCCTTGTAAAGCCAGTTCATACTGTTGCCGCCCAACTCCTCTCTCGAAAATCCCCTCCTCTCGGCATAGACAATAAACATGGCCAATCCCACCATGGTGGCGCTTCCTATATTCTGCACAATCTGGGTCTTATTTAGAGGGATATCATGAAAGAGCCTCTCCAGATCGTCAATAGTGCTTATGTTGACGCCGCCCCGTCCCACGAGGCCCCTCGCCTCGGGAGAATCCGGGTCAAGGCCCGCCTTGGAAACAAGATCATGGGGGAGATTATACGACTGCGCGCCGAAATACCCTTTCATCCCGGCATCTTTTAACATCTCCATCCTTTCCCTC
The sequence above is drawn from the Syntrophales bacterium genome and encodes:
- a CDS encoding methylmalonyl-CoA mutase family protein codes for the protein MFTRDTLEKDRELQERWKEKYQKLYKDMKFKAATASGIPVKPFYTPSDIEHITFGEIGAPGEYPYTRGIYPLQYQFQPWVNQMSLGYGLPEQTRERMEMLKDAGMKGYFGAQSYNLPHDLVSKAGLDPDSPEARGLVGRGGVNISTIDDLERLFHDIPLNKTQIVQNIGSATMVGLAMFIVYAERRGFSREELGGNSMNWLYKAPFVDYAMFPPKSAFKLMVEFIKFCRSNMPRWNTTNICGYFVEEAGGNAIQEAAFSIATGIAITEECIRAGLHPDEFLPRFGFQFAQGNDFLEEIAKIRAIRKIWAKTNRERFGCNDPKSLQVRMHIHTSGCSLMAQQPLVNVVRAAFHTLGAILAGTNAIHTSAYDEALGLPTEEAATLALRTQQVVLHETSIPNVSDPLAGSYYVEWLTSKIEEEANKLIEKIDQIGYINAWETGWFKDELAKSAYKWREEMDNGERIVVGVNKYVSDEERKVPVFKIDPKIEETAVERVKKFREQRNNARTKAALERLRDAARRVDENWPQGGDLMPAIIEAAKADATLGEMQGILKEVFGWGYAY